GCTGCTGCCCGAAGGGGCGGCAGGTTCGTATCGCACCAACGACGCCGACCTTCCCGCCGGTGAGCGCTACCAGCAGTGGGACGCGGCCCGCACCCGTGCGTGGGCCGAGCGGATCGGCCCGGCCGCCCAGATCGTGGTGAGCCGGATCTTCGAATCGGTCCCCATCGACGAGCAGGGACTCGACGCCGCCCTGGCGGTGCTGCGGCTTTCGCGGCGCTACTCGGCCGAGCGGGTCGAAGTGGCCTGCGCTCTGGCTCTGACCGGGCCAGTGCGTTCGCCCCGCTACGCGCACGTGCAGCCGATCCTGGCCACCGGGCAGGACAAGACCGCCGCCCTGCGGCCACCACGCGAGGAACCCGGCGAGATCGGCGGGTACGTCCGCGGCGCCGACTACTACGCCCGAGGTGCCCGGTGACCGCGCTCGACATCGAGACCAAGCGCAAGCTCCGCGAAATGGGCGCCCACCCGATGCTGGAGGCGATCGAGGCCCAAGATGACAACCACGTGTTCGGCATGACGTTCGAGGACCGGATGCAGCTGGTGGTCGACCATGCCCACGAGGCGTTCAATCACTCCAAGGTCGACGGGCTCATCCGCCGGGCCGGGCTCCGGTATCCGGGCGCTGACCTGCGGCGAGTTCACCTGATCGAAGAGCGAGGCCTGAATCGGGCGATGATCGCTCAGCTGGCGACCTGCTCGTTCATCGAGCGCCAGCAGAACGTGGTGTTCCAGGGCTTCACCGGCTCGGGCAAGTCCTACCTCGGCTGCGCCCTGGCAAAGCAGGCCTGCCAGCACCGGATCCGGGCGCACTACATCCGGATGCCCGACCTCGAAGAGGCCTGGGCGCTGGCCAGGGACAAGCCCCAGGGGCAGATGAAGTTCCTCAAGAAGTACGCCGCGTTCTCTCTCCTGGTGATCGACGAATGGTTGCTCGACCACCCCGATGACGGGATGCGCAGCATGCTGCTGGAGCTGCTCGAGCGCCGCTACGACACCGGATCCACGGTCTTCTGCACCCAGTACGCCAAGAAAGACTGGCACCAACGCCTCGGCTCCGGGGTGCACGCCGACGCCATCATGGACCGCATCGTCCACAACACCCTCTGGATCGACACCGGCACGCACAACATGCGCGAACACGCCGCCGCGAACCAGTAGCCAGACGCCGACGGGAGGCCGGTGGCCCCGACCGACGCGGTCACTGGCCCCCAACGGCAATACTGCTGGCCCCCGAAGGCAATATCCGGTGGCCCCCAAGCCTCCAAATACTCATCGGGCGGACCGGTCTGGTCGGCACGGCGGCAGTGCGGTGATATTCGAGGAAGTCCCGGTACTCACGGTTGACCTCGCGGGCCCGGTCGCCGCGACTGATCTGATTCGACGCGGTCGAGGCGTTATCGGGGATGACCACCTGGGTGAGGCCGCCGAAGTACTCGAAAGCTGTCAACGGCGGGTGAAAATTGACCCCTACGTGACGGGCGAATTCTGACCCCTCTGGTTGTTGGTCTGTGCGGTCATGAGGTCTCGTCGTGCTTTGGTCCGGTAGGACTGGCCGCCGAGGGTCAGTACCTCGGCGTGGTGGACGAGACGGTCGATCATCGCGGCGGCGACGATGTCATCGGCGAAGATCTCACCCCAGCGGCCGAATGGCATGTTCGAGGTCACCAGGATCGAGCCCTGCTCGTAGCGGTGGGCCACAAGCTGGAAGAACAGGTTGGCGGCGTCGGAGTCGAACGGGATGTAGCCGACCTCATCGATGATGAGCAGCTTGTAGCGGCGCAGCTTCCGCAGCTCGGCCTCTAGGCGGTTCTCGGCATGCGCGGCCTGCAGCCTGGCAAGCCAACCGACCGCCGTATCGAACTGCACGGCGTAGCCGGCGGCGATCGCCTTGTATCCGAGGGCGATCGCCAGGTGGGTCTTACCCACTCCGGGCGGCCCGAGCAGGACTACGTTGTCGGCCTTGCCGATGTAGGTGCTCGTCGCCAAGTGCGCGAGCACGTCCTTGCGCAAGGTGGGCTGATGGTCGACATTGAAGTCCTCGAGCGTCTTGACCTGCGGAAAGTGCGCCGCACGAGTACGGACCTGGATGCCGGAGGCCTCTCGGTCGGCGACCTGCCGACCCAAGACGGCAGCCAGGTACTCCTCGTAGGTCCAGCCCTGCCTACGGGCGGTATCGGCGAGGTCGGAGAACACGCCCGAGATGGTCGGGGTCTTGAGCACCCGGGCGGCGTAGGCGACCTGGGAAGAGGCGTCTTCGCTCATGCCGACACCTCCGAATCCACTGCTGCGTTGCCAGCGAAGTCGACGTCGTAGAGGTCGTCGTAGTCGCGCAGCGAGCGCACCACCGGATCAGTGAACGAACTCATCGGCGGTTGCTCCCGGACCCGCTGCCAGTAGTCCACGCGCAGCTGCTTGGCCAGGTCCACATGCTCTGGGCTAGTCACCGTCCCGCGGCGGGACCAGCTGCGGCGATGCTCGGCCACCACGGCCCCCGCGCAGGTCACCGTCACCGTATGCAGGCTGGCGACGACCTCGACCAGGCGCCCGATCACGCGGGGGTCGACCGAGTAGTCCACCGAGTCGATACGGACGTAGTAGTCCCGCGCCAACCTCACCGTCGTGCGCAGGCCCGTGGTCGGTGCGACCGGCGGAAGGGCGAGCATCCGCGCCCGGTCCTCGACCAACGCGTCTACCGGCCTCGATCCCAACACGCGCACGGTGCGCGTGTTGGCCGTCGCCAGCCACTCGGTGAGCTGGTCATTGAAGTCCGCGGGGCCCGCGAAGGTCCGGCCGGCCATGAACGACTGGCCGAGGTAGCCGTTGTGGCGCTCCACCATGCCCTTGAACTCCGGGTCCCGCGGCGGGGCGATCACCAGCTTCGACGACAGCGTCCCCGCGAACGCGGCGGCATCGACCGTCGGCTTGCCCGCCGAGGTAGCGATCGCCGACTCCCGATCCCACCACAGGCGATGGGATACAGCCCCGAGCTGGCCCAGCAGCAACCACATCCCCGCCAGGATGTCCCCGGCCATCCGGGAGGGAATCATCGTCGCGGAGATGTACCGCGAGAACGCCAGCGTCATCACCAACACCGGCATCTGAGCGCTCTGACCTGCGCCCAGCGGAATCGGCGTCTTCGGGAACCACAGATCGCACTGCGTCGTATCGCCGGGCTTGTGCTCGATACGGTCCGCCGGATCGACCCCGCGATACTCGGGGCGGATCGCTCGCACGCGGTCCTTGAGCACGGTCATCGAGTGCGGCCACTCGATCCGCTCGGCGATCACCGTGGCCGGCATCGTCGGATACTCCGCCAGCAACTTCCGGATGTCCGGCTCGAACGCATCAGCCAGCGATCCCTTCGGAGCTCGCTTGTACTTCGGCGGCTCGGACGAGGCGAGCGCCGAGCGCACCGTGTTCCTCGCGATCCCCAGCCTTCTCGAAATCTCCTTGATCGGCACGCCCTCGCTGTTATGCAACCGGCGTATCTCGGCCCACTGCTCCACTGCAATCACCCTCCCAGGGTCGGGAGGGGTCAATATTCACCCGTCACCCGGGGGTCAGTATTCACCCGCCATCGACAAAAGCCTGCAGGTGGGCGTCGAGCCAGTTCGGCATCTTCTCATCGAGGCAGCCGCAGGCGAAAACCATCCCTGAGTACGGCAGCGAGGCCACGAACACCGACACTCGAGTTCGGTTTCCGGTGACGGGGTCGAAGATCGCCATCGCGGTGCCGGCCCAGTCGACCTGCATTGTGTGGCCGGGCACGTGGGCGATCCGCATCGTCAGCTCGTTGACCTCGACGTACTCGCCGATGATCTGGCAGAACCGCTGGTAGCTGTAGTGCCGCTGGCACGGCGAGCCGTCGGTATCGAGGTAGTTCGCCCATAGCACCCGCAGCGGCAGCTTCTTTCTGCCCGAACGCTTCTTGACCATCGCAGCGACATCGATCGGGACGAACTCGCCTGAGGGCTTCTTGCGGCCATCGGCGAACAGCCCGTCGATCTCCTCGGCGCTCAGTGCATCGACCTGGCTCGTGGCGGTCAACCCCTGATCGTGGCAGACCTTCTTCGCTTTCGCGATCGTGCGATGCGAGCATCCCGCGATCGCCTCGATGTCTCGGTAGGACCTGTCCTGCAGCAGTAGCGACATCACCAATCGGTAATCAGTCACTGGTGCCTCCTGTTCGGCTTCACGCGCAGCGGG
This Dietzia psychralcaliphila DNA region includes the following protein-coding sequences:
- the istB gene encoding IS21-like element helper ATPase IstB, whose product is MSEDASSQVAYAARVLKTPTISGVFSDLADTARRQGWTYEEYLAAVLGRQVADREASGIQVRTRAAHFPQVKTLEDFNVDHQPTLRKDVLAHLATSTYIGKADNVVLLGPPGVGKTHLAIALGYKAIAAGYAVQFDTAVGWLARLQAAHAENRLEAELRKLRRYKLLIIDEVGYIPFDSDAANLFFQLVAHRYEQGSILVTSNMPFGRWGEIFADDIVAAAMIDRLVHHAEVLTLGGQSYRTKARRDLMTAQTNNQRGQNSPVT
- the istA gene encoding IS21 family transposase: MIAVEQWAEIRRLHNSEGVPIKEISRRLGIARNTVRSALASSEPPKYKRAPKGSLADAFEPDIRKLLAEYPTMPATVIAERIEWPHSMTVLKDRVRAIRPEYRGVDPADRIEHKPGDTTQCDLWFPKTPIPLGAGQSAQMPVLVMTLAFSRYISATMIPSRMAGDILAGMWLLLGQLGAVSHRLWWDRESAIATSAGKPTVDAAAFAGTLSSKLVIAPPRDPEFKGMVERHNGYLGQSFMAGRTFAGPADFNDQLTEWLATANTRTVRVLGSRPVDALVEDRARMLALPPVAPTTGLRTTVRLARDYYVRIDSVDYSVDPRVIGRLVEVVASLHTVTVTCAGAVVAEHRRSWSRRGTVTSPEHVDLAKQLRVDYWQRVREQPPMSSFTDPVVRSLRDYDDLYDVDFAGNAAVDSEVSA
- a CDS encoding ATP-binding protein — translated: MTALDIETKRKLREMGAHPMLEAIEAQDDNHVFGMTFEDRMQLVVDHAHEAFNHSKVDGLIRRAGLRYPGADLRRVHLIEERGLNRAMIAQLATCSFIERQQNVVFQGFTGSGKSYLGCALAKQACQHRIRAHYIRMPDLEEAWALARDKPQGQMKFLKKYAAFSLLVIDEWLLDHPDDGMRSMLLELLERRYDTGSTVFCTQYAKKDWHQRLGSGVHADAIMDRIVHNTLWIDTGTHNMREHAAANQ